The following are from one region of the Deltaproteobacteria bacterium genome:
- a CDS encoding acyl-CoA dehydrogenase family protein has protein sequence MNILNYTEDHHRFRKTLAEFLQKELVPQRDQWEEAHIVPKEAWKKMGAAGFLGTSVPEAYGGPGLDFLYSVIVSEELGKADLNGLAAGLHSDIVVPYIVSFGSEEQKKKYLPGCVSGDIVTAVAMTEPGAGSDVASIEMTAEHEGDEVVLNGSKTFISNGINCDLVIVAAKDPGVEDRHKAVSLYLVEDGTPGFTRGRQLEKMGGYSQDTAELFFSNCRIPKENLLGEKGAGFIMLMQKLQQERLVCAFMTVIVAELILEEVINYCRATEVDGKPLGKYQQVQFTIAEMATETRMNRALLDATIKGHMEGRDVIRETMMSKYASSESLNQMIDRVLDLFGDYGLLEANFLVKVFRDVRVITIFAGTTEVMKTIIAKSLGL, from the coding sequence ATGAACATATTGAACTACACAGAGGATCATCACCGCTTTCGTAAAACGCTTGCCGAATTTCTCCAAAAGGAGCTCGTGCCCCAACGCGACCAGTGGGAGGAAGCGCACATCGTTCCCAAGGAAGCCTGGAAAAAGATGGGCGCAGCAGGATTTCTGGGCACCAGTGTCCCCGAAGCCTACGGAGGCCCCGGTCTGGATTTTCTTTATTCGGTCATCGTATCCGAAGAACTGGGCAAAGCGGACCTCAACGGATTGGCGGCAGGTTTGCACAGCGACATCGTCGTCCCCTACATCGTTTCCTTCGGCTCCGAGGAGCAGAAAAAAAAGTATCTGCCCGGCTGCGTTTCCGGCGACATCGTCACCGCCGTAGCCATGACCGAACCCGGCGCCGGCAGCGACGTCGCCTCCATCGAGATGACTGCCGAGCACGAGGGCGACGAGGTCGTGCTCAACGGATCCAAAACCTTCATTTCCAACGGCATCAACTGCGACCTGGTAATCGTGGCGGCTAAAGACCCGGGTGTGGAGGACCGGCACAAGGCCGTGTCCCTGTATCTCGTCGAGGACGGCACCCCCGGATTCACCAGGGGTCGCCAATTGGAAAAAATGGGGGGGTATTCCCAGGACACTGCCGAGCTCTTTTTTTCCAACTGCCGTATCCCCAAGGAGAACCTCCTGGGAGAGAAAGGCGCCGGATTTATCATGCTGATGCAGAAGCTTCAACAGGAGCGGTTGGTCTGCGCCTTCATGACGGTCATCGTTGCGGAGCTGATATTGGAAGAGGTCATCAATTACTGCCGTGCCACGGAGGTGGACGGAAAGCCTTTGGGCAAATACCAGCAGGTGCAGTTCACCATCGCGGAAATGGCCACCGAAACCAGAATGAACCGGGCCCTGCTGGATGCAACCATCAAGGGACACATGGAAGGTCGGGACGTGATCCGCGAGACCATGATGAGCAAGTATGCCAGTTCAGAAAGCCTGAATCAGATGATCGACCGGGTCTTGGACCTGTTCGGAGACTACGGCCTCCTGGAGGCCAATTTCCTGGTGAAGGTTTTCCGTGACGTGCGCGTGATCACCATCTTCGCCGGCACCACCGAAGTCATGAAAACCATCATCGCCAAATCGCTTGGGTTATAA
- a CDS encoding ABC transporter substrate-binding protein, translated as MKRYVSVILVLLMAVSVGMISVQGAGAAEPVVIGVPTSTGFLEGREALKAVNLAVDEINAKGGVDVGGTKRPFAVESVDIRDAAPGVPVPEALLGLEKIILSKKPVALLVGPFRSEALMAGMDIIAKYKVPLLGTIAMSPGSEAKIKKDPEKYKYVFRTCLNAVHLVKYLAGTMALINKEFGFDKVYVLHQDVAWARATAGFVKKMYFDKAGWNVLEMEAFPTGTSDFSSSLMKARAKGAQVIMPIFDMPQSGTLVKQWNAMKVPAVLAGFISPLAGSEAWKTFDGKITGAINTIFELGSAMPSDMYPPSKVFYDAYKKTYGKEMQAGHGPAPAYESVYILKEAIERAKSLDPDAIVAELEKTDRMGVIGRVKYDEGHQAVYGFDPKETCVSTVFQWTADGKRTIVFPASIAEGKIQLPAGLKSAK; from the coding sequence ATGAAACGGTATGTAAGCGTGATTCTGGTTTTGTTAATGGCAGTGTCGGTTGGGATGATTTCTGTCCAGGGTGCGGGTGCCGCGGAGCCCGTCGTCATCGGCGTTCCCACGTCAACCGGGTTTCTGGAAGGCAGGGAAGCCTTGAAGGCCGTCAATCTGGCGGTGGACGAGATCAACGCCAAGGGTGGTGTCGATGTCGGCGGCACCAAAAGACCGTTTGCGGTGGAGTCAGTGGATATACGGGATGCAGCCCCCGGCGTACCGGTGCCTGAGGCATTGCTGGGACTCGAAAAAATCATCCTGTCCAAAAAACCGGTGGCTCTGCTCGTGGGGCCCTTTCGCTCCGAAGCCCTGATGGCGGGGATGGACATCATCGCCAAATACAAAGTGCCGTTGTTGGGTACGATTGCCATGTCCCCGGGCTCTGAGGCAAAAATCAAGAAAGACCCCGAGAAATACAAATATGTCTTCCGGACCTGTCTCAATGCCGTGCACCTGGTGAAATACCTGGCCGGCACGATGGCGCTGATCAATAAGGAATTTGGATTCGACAAAGTGTACGTGCTGCACCAGGATGTTGCCTGGGCAAGGGCCACGGCCGGGTTTGTCAAGAAAATGTACTTTGACAAGGCAGGCTGGAATGTGCTCGAGATGGAGGCGTTTCCCACCGGAACATCCGATTTTTCCTCCAGCCTCATGAAAGCGAGAGCCAAGGGTGCCCAGGTCATCATGCCCATTTTCGATATGCCCCAGAGTGGCACGCTGGTCAAACAGTGGAACGCCATGAAGGTCCCGGCGGTTCTGGCCGGTTTTATCTCCCCCCTGGCCGGTTCCGAAGCCTGGAAAACATTCGACGGAAAAATTACCGGCGCCATAAACACGATATTCGAGCTCGGCAGCGCCATGCCGTCCGACATGTATCCGCCTTCCAAGGTGTTTTATGATGCGTATAAGAAAACATACGGTAAAGAGATGCAAGCCGGCCACGGTCCGGCGCCGGCCTATGAATCGGTGTACATCCTGAAGGAAGCCATCGAGAGGGCCAAAAGCTTGGACCCGGATGCAATCGTGGCGGAGCTTGAGAAAACCGACCGCATGGGCGTTATCGGCCGCGTCAAGTATGACGAGGGGCATCAGGCCGTCTACGGGTTCGATCCTAAAGAGACCTGTGTTTCGACGGTGTTTCAATGGACGGCAGACGGCAAACGCACCATTGTTTTTCCGGCATCCATTGCCGAGGGCAAAATCCAGCTGCCGGCCGGTTTGAAATCAGCTAAATAG
- a CDS encoding acyl-CoA/acyl-ACP dehydrogenase, whose product MFELTKAQKQIQKAAAGFAKGEFDKELAYEYEKNGRFPESIWKQAADLGFVGIHFPEKYSGGGMGMLEAVLVSEAFCRKDASIGGALAMSTFGSESILRFGSDHLKETFLPPVAEGEMLPAAAFSESQRGGNFTSIKTTADRRKEEWVISGLKMNVINGQGAGFYIVLCRTGEETENSADGISMIVVEADRPGISTEAAGKKLGGNMTATSHVSFDNVAVSADNLVGVAGAGIAQLETFLSESRVLSAAQSLGTALGSLDRAMDYIKERVQFQRKLAAFQVTQHKIADMATKIELAELITYKAAWTRDQGRMDHKLNSMAKLTAARTAMEVGAQSIQLYGGYGYMTEYEVERYYREAKAAELHLGARDVQKDVIARAVIGKIK is encoded by the coding sequence TCCCGGAAAGCATCTGGAAGCAAGCCGCCGACCTGGGTTTTGTGGGTATCCACTTTCCCGAAAAATATTCCGGCGGCGGCATGGGCATGTTAGAGGCCGTTCTGGTTTCCGAAGCGTTCTGCCGCAAGGACGCGAGCATCGGCGGCGCGCTGGCCATGTCCACTTTTGGATCGGAAAGCATCCTCCGGTTCGGTTCGGATCATTTGAAGGAAACCTTTCTGCCGCCCGTTGCCGAAGGAGAAATGCTCCCAGCAGCGGCCTTTTCGGAAAGCCAGCGCGGCGGAAATTTCACATCCATCAAAACGACGGCCGACCGTAGAAAAGAGGAATGGGTCATCAGCGGATTGAAGATGAACGTGATCAACGGCCAGGGTGCCGGGTTTTATATCGTGCTTTGCCGGACCGGGGAGGAAACGGAAAATTCCGCAGATGGCATCAGTATGATCGTTGTGGAGGCCGACCGCCCCGGCATATCGACCGAAGCCGCCGGAAAAAAGCTGGGCGGGAATATGACGGCAACATCCCACGTGTCCTTCGACAACGTCGCGGTATCAGCCGACAACCTGGTGGGCGTCGCCGGGGCCGGCATTGCCCAACTGGAAACCTTCCTGTCGGAAAGCAGGGTTCTCAGCGCCGCCCAGTCCCTGGGCACGGCTCTTGGATCCCTGGACCGGGCCATGGACTACATCAAGGAACGGGTGCAGTTCCAGCGCAAACTGGCCGCTTTTCAGGTGACACAACACAAGATCGCCGACATGGCCACCAAAATCGAACTGGCCGAGCTGATCACCTACAAAGCCGCCTGGACCCGGGATCAGGGGCGCATGGACCACAAATTGAATTCCATGGCCAAATTGACGGCCGCCAGAACCGCTATGGAAGTGGGTGCGCAGTCTATCCAACTTTACGGCGGTTACGGTTATATGACCGAATACGAGGTCGAACGCTACTACAGGGAAGCCAAAGCCGCTGAGCTGCATCTGGGAGCCAGGGACGTTCAAAAGGATGTCATTGCCAGAGCAGTCATAGGTAAAATCAAATAG
- a CDS encoding branched-chain amino acid ABC transporter permease yields the protein MKKRKERIDRGIKVRSSDIFALLSWREMLYLAAPRVLPVVACMALPILLDPYWQKVLLSVAVVALLAISWDIIAQTGMVSLGQALFFGVGAYCSGVMNHYWGLSPMLSIPIASVMGGLICTVILLPVLRLRGIYFSMVTLIIPLILVRIVEATKIFGGTEGLSGMTPLPSKWVELYLIVIVLLCALFGFRRMMNSDYGLVLKGINDNDRSVINAGINIYWFKAQSLFIAGVIGAFCGAFMTHVYMFVGMPVFALDYSILPIAAAVVGGPGTLAGATFGAFILVPLSEVLRGFGGLRIVFYGAFLVIFIVALPEGIFHYIQRKYHQFERWAEVAE from the coding sequence GTGAAGAAACGCAAAGAGCGCATCGATCGGGGTATCAAGGTACGATCATCGGACATATTCGCGCTGCTCTCCTGGCGGGAAATGCTTTATCTTGCGGCACCCCGTGTGCTGCCGGTGGTCGCTTGCATGGCGCTTCCCATACTGCTGGACCCCTACTGGCAGAAGGTGCTGCTTTCGGTGGCCGTCGTCGCCCTTCTGGCCATCAGCTGGGATATTATCGCCCAGACAGGTATGGTATCCCTCGGGCAGGCCCTCTTTTTCGGTGTCGGCGCTTACTGCTCCGGCGTCATGAACCACTACTGGGGTCTGTCCCCCATGCTGTCCATTCCCATCGCTTCCGTCATGGGCGGGTTGATATGCACCGTGATCTTGCTTCCGGTGCTGCGCTTGAGGGGGATCTATTTTTCCATGGTGACCCTGATCATTCCGCTGATTCTGGTCAGAATCGTCGAGGCCACCAAGATCTTCGGCGGCACGGAAGGCCTGAGCGGCATGACGCCGTTGCCTTCCAAGTGGGTTGAACTCTACCTGATCGTGATCGTTCTGCTATGCGCCCTTTTCGGCTTCAGAAGAATGATGAATTCCGACTACGGCCTGGTGCTCAAAGGCATCAACGACAATGACCGGTCGGTCATCAATGCGGGCATCAACATCTACTGGTTTAAAGCCCAATCGCTTTTTATCGCCGGGGTCATCGGTGCGTTTTGCGGGGCCTTTATGACGCACGTGTACATGTTCGTGGGCATGCCCGTGTTCGCTTTGGACTATTCCATTCTGCCCATTGCGGCGGCAGTGGTCGGCGGTCCCGGAACGCTGGCAGGGGCCACTTTCGGTGCCTTCATCCTGGTGCCCTTGTCTGAGGTGCTGCGCGGGTTCGGCGGGCTGCGCATCGTTTTTTACGGTGCCTTTCTGGTTATTTTCATCGTGGCCCTTCCGGAAGGCATTTTTCACTACATTCAGCGGAAGTATCACCAGTTCGAACGCTGGGCGGAGGTGGCCGAATGA
- a CDS encoding ATP-binding cassette domain-containing protein translates to MLVIDNLMVFFENALALNGLSLEVGEGEIVGLIGSNSAGKTTLMNTVSGLIIDMRIKEKRKGGERITIYGSITYKGEEITDMPPDDRVRRGVVLSRERHPVFPESSVLENFKIAGYLRSKAEVKETIAYVFNMFPPLSRLQKRRAGFLSGGEQQMLAIGMALVVRPELLLLDEPLLGLSPMMQKAVMDAIVALNRENGITVLLSEQFARPVLPVVDRAYVVENGMLTLAGTGAELMNNPEIKAAYFGV, encoded by the coding sequence ATGCTGGTCATCGACAACCTGATGGTATTTTTCGAAAACGCCCTGGCCCTGAACGGGTTGAGTCTCGAGGTGGGCGAGGGGGAGATCGTGGGCCTGATCGGGTCCAACAGCGCCGGTAAGACCACCCTGATGAATACGGTGTCCGGCCTGATTATCGATATGCGTATCAAGGAGAAGAGAAAGGGCGGCGAGCGCATCACCATCTACGGAAGCATCACATACAAAGGCGAGGAAATTACCGACATGCCGCCGGACGATAGGGTCCGAAGAGGCGTCGTGCTGTCCCGGGAGCGGCATCCGGTTTTTCCGGAGAGCAGCGTCCTGGAAAATTTCAAAATAGCGGGCTACCTGCGTTCCAAGGCCGAAGTTAAGGAAACCATAGCGTATGTTTTCAACATGTTTCCGCCGTTGTCCAGGCTGCAGAAGCGCAGGGCCGGTTTCCTGAGCGGCGGCGAGCAGCAGATGCTGGCCATCGGAATGGCCCTGGTGGTGCGACCCGAGCTGTTGCTGCTGGATGAACCCCTGCTGGGCCTGAGCCCGATGATGCAGAAGGCCGTAATGGATGCGATCGTAGCGCTGAACAGGGAAAACGGCATCACCGTTTTGTTGAGTGAGCAGTTCGCCAGACCGGTGCTGCCGGTGGTGGACCGGGCCTATGTCGTGGAAAACGGGATGCTGACCCTCGCCGGAACCGGGGCCGAACTGATGAACAATCCTGAAATCAAAGCCGCATATTTCGGGGTCTGA
- a CDS encoding branched-chain amino acid ABC transporter permease, with amino-acid sequence MLIGTSLYALINTAILALMAIGFNLTFGISGVANFAYGAFYVLAAYGLWGMLNLLHFPYPVAVALAVIANVLLGALIYRFVLLRVRGQALSEVIATFGIGLAILELFSYFGWVGFEYTLPVFLDKSFIIAGTYVDFQRLAILGFSAVLIMALWWFTHHTAIGLAFRGIAQDERTALTFGIDSDWIAMLSVSFGAGIAALAALFIIPLGSIAPGEGYDVLIKALAVCIIGGLGSTGGVIVASFIVGFAERFTDTYIGSHWTMIVSLAAILLVLVIKPSGLFGKQKELEERI; translated from the coding sequence ATGCTTATCGGCACATCCTTGTATGCCCTGATCAACACCGCCATCCTGGCCCTGATGGCCATTGGTTTCAACCTGACTTTCGGCATCAGCGGTGTGGCCAATTTTGCCTACGGGGCCTTTTACGTTTTAGCCGCCTACGGCTTGTGGGGCATGCTGAACTTGCTCCACTTTCCCTACCCGGTGGCCGTGGCGCTGGCGGTGATTGCCAATGTGCTTCTCGGAGCCCTGATTTATCGCTTCGTTCTGCTGCGCGTGCGGGGGCAGGCTCTGTCCGAAGTGATTGCGACTTTCGGCATCGGCCTGGCTATTCTGGAACTGTTCAGCTATTTCGGCTGGGTTGGTTTCGAGTACACGCTTCCGGTATTCCTGGATAAAAGTTTCATCATCGCGGGAACCTACGTCGATTTCCAGCGTCTGGCCATATTGGGTTTCAGTGCCGTTTTGATTATGGCCCTGTGGTGGTTTACCCACCACACTGCCATCGGCCTGGCCTTCAGGGGGATCGCCCAGGACGAACGCACGGCCTTGACCTTCGGCATCGACTCGGATTGGATCGCCATGTTGAGCGTTTCCTTCGGCGCCGGCATTGCCGCTCTGGCGGCTCTCTTTATCATCCCTTTGGGGAGCATCGCACCCGGAGAGGGCTATGACGTACTGATCAAAGCCCTTGCGGTGTGCATCATCGGGGGGTTGGGCAGCACCGGTGGTGTCATTGTCGCCAGCTTTATCGTGGGATTTGCGGAAAGGTTTACGGATACCTACATCGGCAGCCACTGGACGATGATCGTCAGCCTGGCGGCCATCCTGTTGGTTCTCGTCATCAAACCCTCGGGACTTTTCGGAAAACAAAAGGAATTGGAAGAAAGGATATAG
- a CDS encoding ABC transporter ATP-binding protein, whose product MTTAPILSVSHLSKNFGGVLALNRVSFDLMPGELLGVIGPNGSGKTTLVNLITRFVKPSSGEVFFKGTKISNLPPYKIVRMGIARTFQMVKPFYQLPAYKNMIVPLYSPRMKMLAGGSYGDRDAVALDLLEEVGFERDARVAYKVAGSLPQGYLKRLELAKAIAMQPDLYILDELFSGLSLAEVAGIVPIIEKIRLTGKSIIMIEHRLKELFRIADRVIVMNYGEKIADGPAEEVMEDEAVKSAYLGTENE is encoded by the coding sequence ATGACGACCGCACCGATTCTCAGCGTTTCCCACCTCAGCAAGAATTTCGGAGGGGTGCTCGCCCTGAACAGGGTCAGCTTCGATCTGATGCCGGGCGAGCTTTTAGGTGTCATCGGCCCCAACGGTTCCGGAAAGACCACCCTGGTAAACCTGATCACCCGTTTTGTCAAGCCCAGCTCGGGCGAGGTGTTTTTCAAGGGGACGAAAATCAGCAACCTGCCGCCGTACAAGATTGTGCGCATGGGGATTGCCAGGACGTTTCAGATGGTCAAGCCGTTCTACCAGCTGCCGGCCTACAAGAACATGATCGTTCCCCTGTACTCGCCCCGCATGAAGATGCTCGCCGGCGGCAGCTACGGCGACCGGGACGCCGTGGCTCTGGACCTTTTGGAGGAGGTGGGGTTCGAGAGGGACGCCCGGGTGGCATACAAGGTCGCCGGATCCCTTCCCCAGGGGTACCTGAAGCGGCTGGAACTCGCCAAGGCCATCGCCATGCAGCCGGACCTGTACATCCTGGACGAGCTATTTTCGGGACTGAGCCTGGCCGAAGTTGCCGGCATCGTTCCCATCATCGAGAAGATTCGCCTGACCGGAAAAAGCATCATCATGATCGAACACCGGCTCAAGGAGCTTTTTCGCATCGCCGACCGCGTGATCGTCATGAACTACGGCGAAAAAATAGCCGATGGGCCGGCGGAGGAGGTCATGGAAGACGAGGCTGTCAAGAGCGCCTACTTGGGGACGGAAAACGAATAA
- a CDS encoding acyl--CoA ligase: protein MHDNQTIATRFMSTVKRRAGHTGVIYLGTRYSYGRIRELADGFAAAMLNEGLTSGQRVIIYAPNSIQWVIAWLGIQRAGGVCVPVTPIYTPSDLEYIANDSDAEAIVCADTNFGYVKKVLPETKLKTVVITRMAEMLPAWKRLFGYLFDIVPRGRTILDENTFEMGKLIRTHAGASGSHLDLPERRGCDIAEILYTGGTTKHPKGVPITHDLFLTSAEEQIRVSEPLFPAEDNVIMANAPLFHILGQTCSLATLLVGGTLLVQPKVNLDATFESIQRFKAKTMIGVPTLYRMILEHDRLDQYDMHSVDYWYSAGDVLPTEVGKRWEDRFGKPIYQGYGATETCGGVSMCPTDMANPPKSIGRVVPSKAIKVVDPVLLEPVAPGEPGELLVSSQHMVRHYINKPEETEAAFVELEGRTWYRTADVVSRDEEGNLYFVDRTVDTIKHKGYRVSASEIEAVLQEHHAVVAACVVGLPDEMVGERIKAFVVLKEDVKGITGYELIKWCRKSLVSYKVPQYIEFRDMLPKSKVGKLLRREIRDEEKRMAEQ from the coding sequence ATGCATGATAACCAAACCATAGCAACGCGATTCATGTCCACGGTCAAAAGGCGCGCCGGACACACAGGGGTTATCTACCTGGGTACCCGTTACTCCTACGGCCGCATCCGGGAACTGGCGGACGGTTTTGCCGCCGCCATGCTGAACGAGGGGCTTACCTCCGGCCAGAGGGTAATCATCTATGCGCCCAACAGCATCCAGTGGGTGATCGCCTGGCTGGGGATTCAACGGGCCGGCGGCGTCTGCGTCCCGGTTACGCCCATCTATACGCCCAGCGATCTGGAATACATCGCCAACGACAGCGACGCCGAGGCCATCGTTTGTGCGGACACCAATTTCGGCTACGTCAAAAAGGTGTTGCCGGAAACAAAATTGAAAACGGTGGTCATCACGCGCATGGCCGAGATGCTGCCGGCCTGGAAACGCCTTTTCGGCTACCTTTTCGATATCGTGCCCCGGGGCAGAACCATTCTCGATGAAAACACCTTCGAAATGGGCAAGCTCATCAGGACCCATGCCGGCGCTTCAGGCAGCCATCTGGATCTCCCTGAACGCAGGGGGTGCGACATAGCCGAGATTCTCTACACCGGTGGTACGACCAAACATCCTAAAGGGGTGCCCATCACCCACGACCTCTTTTTAACTTCCGCAGAGGAACAGATCCGGGTGAGTGAGCCGCTCTTCCCGGCCGAGGACAACGTGATCATGGCCAACGCACCGCTGTTTCACATCCTGGGACAGACGTGCAGTCTGGCAACGCTGCTGGTGGGCGGTACGCTGCTGGTCCAACCCAAGGTCAACCTGGACGCCACATTCGAATCGATCCAGCGTTTCAAAGCAAAGACCATGATCGGCGTCCCCACCCTCTACCGGATGATTCTAGAACACGACCGTCTGGACCAGTATGATATGCATTCCGTCGACTACTGGTACAGTGCCGGCGACGTGCTGCCCACCGAGGTGGGCAAGCGCTGGGAGGACAGGTTCGGCAAACCCATCTACCAGGGATACGGCGCCACCGAGACCTGTGGGGGTGTTTCCATGTGCCCCACCGACATGGCCAACCCGCCCAAGAGCATCGGCCGCGTCGTTCCCAGCAAAGCCATCAAGGTTGTCGACCCCGTGCTTCTGGAGCCGGTGGCACCCGGGGAACCCGGGGAGCTTTTGGTGTCGTCACAGCACATGGTCAGGCACTACATCAACAAACCCGAGGAAACGGAGGCGGCCTTTGTCGAACTCGAGGGGCGGACATGGTACCGGACCGCCGACGTGGTGTCCAGGGACGAGGAGGGCAATCTCTATTTCGTCGACCGGACCGTCGACACGATCAAACACAAGGGCTACCGCGTGTCGGCTTCGGAAATCGAAGCGGTTTTGCAGGAGCATCACGCGGTTGTGGCAGCGTGTGTGGTGGGCCTGCCGGACGAAATGGTGGGCGAGCGCATCAAGGCCTTCGTGGTCCTCAAGGAAGATGTCAAGGGTATCACCGGCTACGAACTGATCAAGTGGTGCCGCAAATCACTGGTTTCCTACAAGGTGCCGCAGTACATCGAATTCAGGGACATGCTGCCGAAATCAAAGGTGGGCAAACTCCTGCGCCGGGAAATTCGTGACGAAGAAAAACGCATGGCCGAGCAATAG